A region of the Saccharomyces cerevisiae S288C chromosome II, complete sequence genome:
ttattcaatttttcctttacgCCAAACCTAAATACGAGAAAATACTAATAGATAATTAACTAGTTGGCTTCTATTAATCTTTCCACTTAAAACTCAAACTTACTCATATGCGCATCGGCTATAGCCCAGAACtagtattttcattttatgGAGGAAACAAAATTACTAGCGCCATCACGGCTCAGTCGTTATTTTGGCGATGCCCTTTGCTGACACGCGTCTGAAAAAATAcacaaaaaataacacaaAAACGAGTAATGCCATTTCCTGGGTGGGGTCTCTATCcatagaggaaaaaaagtgacAGGAAGGGGACAAATTCAACTATTCACTGTAGTCatctaataatttttttaacttaATCACaccaacaaaaacaaaaaaaagctaaaaCTAGGTTGAAGGATTTTAAGAGAAGTTATTGCACCGGTGTATTAACATATATAAGGATACGTACGAACATAACATCATGTCCAGCTTAGCCGATACAGTAGAGGGTAGCGAGGCCAAACGCGGCAGATTTTCCAACAATGCATTAACCTCCGATACTGGTATTTTACAGAAAAATAGTACATTAAGAAACTGGTTTTTAAAACCGACAGCAGACCTAAAAAATAGTTGCGAAGATAGAGTTGAAGATGACGTCAATGATGTCTACTTAAATGACAAAAACTCACAAAAATctgttgaagaaagaaaactaggaagaaaagttagatcttttttcaaacaaacAAACTCAAATAAGGACGAGTCTGTGttggaagatgaagatgatgcGTTAgtttggaagaaaactaGCAATAAGTGTgcaaaaaaggaaaattccCATGACATCCAAAAAGGAAGtttcacaaaaaaaatcagaaacaGTATTTTCAAGAGTGCAAATGACGTGAAAGAATTCAGGAATGAAAATAACTTACTATTGCCCGTTGAACTttcttctgatgatgaGAATGAGTCTCATTTCACTGATGCTAACTCACATGTTATGCAATCAAAAAGTCCCGAGAAAATACCTTCCAAGGATCAATGCTTGACTAAAGGCGCTAAGAATAAAGGTctgaaaaaggaatatgaaaaaagttttgaagAGTATAGCGACGACAGTGACGATGAATTTTCTCCTGCTACTCCACCGGAGAATGTTCTTGAAGGTCCTTACAAATTTGTGTTTCAGACACCAAACACATTTACATCTCAGCCTAATATAACAGTAGAAAATGATTTTCACAAAGGTGGGAGACATGTGATTGACTATctgaacaaaaaattggcTACTATGAACATTGATATTGATTTGACTTCAGGGGGGAAACAAAACGTATCTTGGGAGGAAGAGCTCGACCAATTGAGCGACCACGTTATAGAAAGTATTACTAACCACATTTCAAAGGGTAGAATGCACGCACAAGAGAAGCAAGATGAGTTGGAAAAGTTAAAATTGGAGAATTTGAACTTGTCAACATTaaagcaagaaaatctCCAACATAAGCAGGAAATTAACTCATTGAAAGACAACCTTGAATCCAttagtaaaaaaaacaatgatCTTATATTGGAAATgaacaaattgaaaaaaaaaagtacgAATAATAAAACAAATGAGTACATATCTACGGAtgaaaacgaaaatgaGGAGATTACCAAATCCAATATGGGTCCTGGCATTTTAGAACTGAACGTCAACgaaacttcaaaaaaattacagcAATCCACATTCAAACCCTCGAAATATCTTCCAAGAGAAACGAgaaacaatgaaaatagATTAAAACACTTGGAAAAGAGAATATTTGGCTTAGAAAAAtctcttgaaaaaaaaaaaaaacaggtAAGGGCTGACAGCGTTAGATTAGACTTGAATAGATATACTATCGACCAGTTTTTGACATTACTGAAAAGCCTCAGCGAGGTTTTGCAATTCCACAATGTTTATGGCAATGATTTGAAGGAAAACGAcgataatattataaagaTTGAAACCTGCTGTAGTGCGCTaaacatgaaaaattgtttCGAAGACTCCTCATTTCGTTTACAAGAAAACAGCTTCAAGAGGCAATTGGGCCCTCTGTTCGCAAACATCAACTTCTCCTTAATCGACCAACTGACAATGAACTTCAGGTTCTACGAGAGATCTGCCAATTTCCAGAAGGAAACAATAGGTGGGTTAAGAATGATGCTACAAGATAAGGATAACTATATCAAAACACTGATGCaacatttgaagaaaaaagagagtACAAAGTTGATAAAAGACAGCAAGAATGGCGCCTCCACCTTAACATCTTAACAATTTCGTTTACTGAAAATGCTACTAGTATATAATCATTAAGTATCTAACTATCActcaataaaaatattatagaTCGCTTAAAAACTCGTTTATTGCCGATTATAAATCCACCAAAAGCCGCTCTACCCTTACCTCCGCCTGgaaaaattataatatataaagtGAGCCTCGTAATACAGGggtaaaaaggaaagaggGGGATATCAAGC
Encoded here:
- the YSW1 gene encoding Ysw1p (Protein required for normal prospore membrane formation; interacts with Gip1p, which is the meiosis-specific regulatory subunit of the Glc7p protein phosphatase; expressed specifically in spores and localizes to the prospore membrane; YSW1 has a paralog, SPO21, that arose from the whole genome duplication), producing MSSLADTVEGSEAKRGRFSNNALTSDTGILQKNSTLRNWFLKPTADLKNSCEDRVEDDVNDVYLNDKNSQKSVEERKLGRKVRSFFKQTNSNKDESVLEDEDDALVWKKTSNKCAKKENSHDIQKGSFTKKIRNSIFKSANDVKEFRNENNLLLPVELSSDDENESHFTDANSHVMQSKSPEKIPSKDQCLTKGAKNKGLKKEYEKSFEEYSDDSDDEFSPATPPENVLEGPYKFVFQTPNTFTSQPNITVENDFHKGGRHVIDYLNKKLATMNIDIDLTSGGKQNVSWEEELDQLSDHVIESITNHISKGRMHAQEKQDELEKLKLENLNLSTLKQENLQHKQEINSLKDNLESISKKNNDLILEMNKLKKKSTNNKTNEYISTDENENEEITKSNMGPGILELNVNETSKKLQQSTFKPSKYLPRETRNNENRLKHLEKRIFGLEKSLEKKKKQVRADSVRLDLNRYTIDQFLTLLKSLSEVLQFHNVYGNDLKENDDNIIKIETCCSALNMKNCFEDSSFRLQENSFKRQLGPLFANINFSLIDQLTMNFRFYERSANFQKETIGGLRMMLQDKDNYIKTLMQHLKKKESTKLIKDSKNGASTLTS